From Arctopsyche grandis isolate Sample6627 chromosome 12, ASM5162203v2, whole genome shotgun sequence, one genomic window encodes:
- the LOC143920199 gene encoding uncharacterized protein LOC143920199, which translates to MQGWPGGPPSLARLNPIYSEAEDTGAGRSKASSSGYGSQRGSGGGSVSDRPPPSIPLAGSKELPIWHNDGSEDPYTIYSTYSVRDESGSEHYNGAKKFEDLLTKQGRYLPKVTRGYPKKAEYFAKVNEAFVDEGIKEVAESEGYVSKSEVESAVVQNEKKDVVEYDSLQADPFLLYSQFIKQEEEKAEGVSVAQVEVEQEVVGQVNSEGASLSVAREDYLRSLLQDVAVALEEALASRRLEPQGGLLREARERVALGLVALRRAGPQDLRQLSRALSRGPPRPLPKPAPPAPPSPYARKPSLWQQYYARANSTHSGDSGSVCYVSFFLFYFYTHTCVLPVDTSNSYTT; encoded by the exons ATGCAGGGCTGGCCTGGAGGGCCACCGTCACTAGCAAG GCTGAATCCCATATATTCGGAAGCGGAAGACACAGGAGCCGGAAGATCGAAAGCCTCTTCGTCAGGATACGGAAGCCAGAGAGGATCAGGAGGAGGATCCGTCAGCGATCGTCCTCCACCTTCCATACCTCTAGCGGGTTCCAAAGAACTCCCCATATGGCACAACGACGGATCAGAAGACCCCTACACGATCTATTCAACTTATTCAGTCCGAGATGAGAGCGGCTCGGAACACTACAACGGCGCCAAGAAGTTCGAGGATCTGCTCACCAAACAGGGGAGGTACCTGCCCAAGGTGACCAGAGGGTATCCGAAGAAAGCCGAGTACTTCGCCAAGGTGAACGAAGCTTTCGTGGACGAAGGGATAAAGGAAGTGGCCGAGAGTGAGGGGTACGTGTCCAAGAGTGAAGTGGAAAGCGCCGTAGTTCAAAATGAAAAGAAGGACGTGGTCGAGTACGATTCGTTGCAAGCAGATCCCTTCCTGCTGTATTCGCAGTTCATCAAACAAGAAGAGGAGAAGGCTGAAGGTGTGAGTGTGGCTCAGGTGGAGGTCGAACAGGAAGTGGTTGGCCAAGTGAACAGTGAAGGGGCTAGTTTGAGTGTGGCGAGGGAGGACTATTTGAGGTCTCTGTTGCAAGATGTCGCCGTGGCTCTCGAGGAGGCTTTGGCTTCGAGGCGTCTGGAACCTCAGGGGGGGCTGTTGAGGGAGGCGAGGGAGAGGGTGGCTTTGGGTTTGGTGGCTCTGAGAAGGGCTGGACCTCAAGATTTGCGACAGCTGTCTCGTGCTCTGTCCCGAGGACCTCCAAGACCTCTACCGAAGCCTGCTCCTCCTGCTCCACCTTCGCCTTACGCTCGAAAGCCAAGTCTTTGGCAGCAGTATTATGCTAGGGCCAACTCTACGCACTCTGGAGACTCCGGTAGTGTTTGctatgtaagtttttttttattctatttttatacCCATACTTGTGTATTGCCTGTTGATACATCAAACTCATATACAACATAA